The genomic region atttcaaaatatttggaagtaaaggttatattaggagagatgagtatgttggtaaatttgatcctagaagtgatgaaggaatatttcttggttattcatctaagagaaaggcatatagatgttttaataaaatattgcaaaagatcattgaaagtgctaatgtgaagatagatgaacactttagaggaaattcaaggtctgtagattctaaactggcagttgagatatcataaatgaaccaatacagattgCACCAATAAAGAATGTGGATCTAGTCAAACCgaaatcatcaaagaattccacagtgactgaagaaaaacatgtgaataaacctaggtatctaagattgaatcacttagaaaatcagataatCAGGAATAattatcaaggtgttatgacaggaggaagactagcaaataaagaagtatgcttaatttctcaaattgaaccaacatctattattgaagtatgtcaagatgaacatttgataaaagcaatggaagatgaattagaacaaattgaaaagaacaatgcatggacattagttccccgacctaaagacaaaaatgtaattggaactaaatgggtattcagaaataaacttaatgaagatggtaaggtaatcaggaataaagcaagattagtgtgtaaaggatattcacagaaggagggaattgattataatgaaacctttgcaccggtagctagaattgaggcagttagattatttcttgcatttgtagctcataagaactataaagtatatcagatggatgtaaaatgtgcatttctgaatggtgatcttgaagaggaagtttacattgaacaacctgatggattttcaatgacaaatgataaagatatggtttgtagattaaggaaatctttgtatggattgaagcaagctcctagagcttggtatgctagattggacaaatatcttttgaagcttggctacactaaaggtaatgctggcagcaaattatatttcaaagtgactaatgatgatatcttggttattgaagtttttgttgatgatatcattttttgaggagaagatggattatgtaaagactttgctaacaagatgcaggaagaatttgaaatgtctatgactggggagataaaattctttttaggattgcagatttcacaaactaataaaggtatattcatatgtcaaacaaaatatttgaaggaactactaaagaaatttggtatgtaaaaatctaaaccgataagtactcctatgactgcaattgataaattgacattaaaggatgattcaactcctgttaatctgacaagaaacaaatctatgattggaggtttgttgtgtttgacacaaacaagacctgatataatgcatgcagtatgtattgtttcaagatttcaaagtaatcctaaagaaaatcatgaatcaacagtaaaaaggattttctggtatctacaaggcacaagaaatcttggtttatggtaccataaagatgaaaattttgatttatgtgcatacactgatgcaaattgggtaggagatgtagatgccagaaagagtaccactggtggagcattctttcttggtagtagattgatttcatggataagcaagaagcagagttgtacatcattatcaatagcagtatcagaatatgttgcagcaacaactaattgtaatCAGGAATTAtgaattaagcaaatgttgaaggacatcaaggtaaaatacaaagaatgtataatcatttattgtgataattcaacagcaattgatatatcaaagaatccagtatttcactctaagactaagcatgtttctattaaatataactttttgaaagagaatgttgaagcaaaagaagtaagattggtttatgtgaatactaaagagaagattgtagatatctttacaaagccttttcctaaggaaacctttgaatatctcagagaggagattggggtaataccctcaccgacagAGACTTAGAAGATTGAAGATTAGCATCAAACTGATAGAAACTAACAAAGAAATTCTTTTTCTggatttgatggaggagagctacttctcagggggagtagttggttgtatgttctggtatttattcttaacttctttggcatttgatgtcaaagggggagatatatctatggaaaaacattattcttttggagagatattattcattaggggagagatacTTACTCTCTacatttttggttttgatttctggtattgatctattttggagattgttggtttttggtttttggtattctattttggcacttggattagtgttgccatcaatgccaaagggggatattgttggtattatggatgtactgcattatttttgtcattgatgtcaacacttatccttttggagatctatggttcactaacacattgtgttcactggcaaagacaatgacttatgcacagtcaccggtatattgttcaccgataggttatatggttcaccgacattgatgatgacttgttatcatctggagatcacttgagtATGCTAAAGActtggtttggatacttggttttggtattttggttattggtctaatcgggttgacatatttgttattaccgatagattggtctaagttatggattggtatatgttatctattccagatcagcacgacacattatagagatgatttattgattggatattgttgtaattgtatcaagctgacatgatgcatcacatcaagacttatttgtaattgatttaattataatattcttagtgagctgacctacatatttggtcttacgttttgtatatatgtaagatctcatttgtgagatgatagacatgatatgatatatggtatggtattgtaacatgttatgtgcgaatattgaagatcatatgagcagaccatagagaaggttcaagaaaggtttgaaggtgtttataagagcttaactgatactaaatccaacattggagatgctattttgagcagtatattgttctaggatttaaccatcctactgtagtcattgtgactcccatttgagcaatgtgctctaggcagttggcctttctgcatgtgcaaaccccatttgtatacatatactatctgtagtagtatcatctgattgtgggtaaggtttcccactgtggtttttccccttatagggtttccatgtcaaaatctttgtgttatgtgttgtggatgtttctctttttgtttcatgcattaagtttcattgaTATTAATATTCACTGTTAATCTATTAACTGATATtcagtttggtttaccggtattaagtattaagtttgattaagtaaCATTCGGGACGAAATTCATtgacaaccaattcaccccccctctcagttgtccttctggttcctaagatatgcaaggactaaggatgataataaggacataaatgaggaatattcaaggactacctatggtcacaagtatgtaaaacatTGAGTTTGTAGGACTGTCTGATGTTTCAAAATGGAATTTGTTTTCAGTAATTTTGTGTGTAGCataagtttgttgttttccaagtctgagaacaattgtttggaggtagatatagctgactaaacttgttttcaaacaaactctgagaattcaaagatacataggatagggcctgaaatagcccaaaactGAATCAATACGGGTCTGacacaatgatacatataaaagaacataagacaatcttaggttggaaatTAGAAActattcaaatgaggcccttacaaaataCCAAAATAAGATGAACAGCTAGAGAGTCCGGCAACagtggctccactccatgacacatgCTTATATTCTTAGGTTGGAAATTAGAAActattcaaatgaggcccttacaaaataccaaaataagatgaacagctagagagtctggcagcactggctccactccacgacacacacttatcggtcatgccagtctctcttactctgaagatcttatcaccgagagATTTCTGTCTcacaatgcaaggtacatgaaggtaatctatggggtacgatccgcactctcggaatcactgaatgtaggatttgggctactaagttggttcttattgtaaaattttgagggttcTCGATCCAATGTTGGATTCTCTGAGTAAGCCACTTAAGAATTTAGTTAAacttattggtgcagggaaggcccccacatacatcaaatttactcaacactctagccgcctgactagtatgtttatatagtggcttgaaaaacctactcgagagtacgctgggagagatgatatccccaacgcatcccaattcgaagtacctctatggggtgatgaaatccctagtcaaagatacccctcactacttgaaataaaataaaattgggcattgttgtcaccttctccctttctcccaagacctcaaAGGTGGGTgaaaaggtagttaatgcaacagtaggtccaccccaaacatgataaaagatTATTTCCCTTATAAAATGAAATATGAGTTAATCTATGAGCAaattgattcacgttcattttaaaagcccaaatttaggtgttagatatgcatgtgcatgtcaattttaaacaccaagcTGGTGaattcatgcatgtcaattttaaccattgttaattttaagcccaaaactgaagtgttatacatgcatgtccattttaaccattgttaattttaagccccaaaaaatgaagtgtgagagtaCGAGTGTTTACGATTCAATAATAATCTAATCCTCTCTATAAATTCGCCACAGGTTGTAGATAGATAATTAGTaacccaataaaatccacataaaacaaagaaataaattatGACAAAAACAAATGCATTATGATACTTGAGTGATTGCGTGATCCTATATGGGCGATTGCGTAATTATGTCAGAGCGATTGTGTAATTTTGACAGTGCGATTGCGTGACCCTAATAGAGCGATTGTGTGATCCACAGACAaagcaaacaaaaaataaaaaatgaagctaATTAtgatctggaacctgcaaaacagattgtgatgctctagcaagatctctcatcacccattttatattaatcaaatcatattttaCCCTATATGAGAGAACCAGGCTACTGGATCTATCGATGGTgggttggtcctctagatcttgtatcttcttttctgctttgAGGATTTGCTGATAGTGTCTGACTTATCTTCTTTCTCCTTCGTCCTCTTGGCACTTGAAattctgaattgtaccttacgtgccataaaatgtcataatcaaGCATGCAATAAAAATAAACCGTATTCAGATTTACCCAATTTCATGTAGATTGTACAGAACAAAGAGAAGAAAATACAAAAGCACAAAATAaacagaacaacaatattcctaatGAATGCGTGATCCTAACAGAGTGATTGCGTAATACTATAAAGGGATTTTGCATGATGGGTTCCGCATAAATGCGTAACCCTGTCTGCTCAATTGCATAACCCTGTCTATGTGATTGCTTGATGATGTAAGTATGATTGCATGATTCTTAATTTGTTCTACAAATCCATACAAacctacaaaaaaatgaaaaaaaatcgtacgatttgcaaaaatcacacagaaaacagagaaggttaattagttgttgttcatgtcgggttcaccaaaatgtcatatgtaaaattcatctattaaatatcaattagaaatcaaaggaaatcatgaatctctatctaatcaaataattctaaataaaccaatgaaatgatgcaaacactcaataggaatgtaaaatattcaattaaagaCTCCTTATCCCATGATcacatattgcttccattgttcttctcttctttgtggtatgatagctctcagatattgtgttggcagcctgcaagtgacacaaagattcaaagttcatgattcagagTAATTGTCCAGGATTCAGAGgaggagattgaatgctcaatttatagattattggagaggattatttGAGAGATGGAATAGATTGatgaagaggtggaactcaggtgagctcacatactgattgatagttgaactgctgatttggaggtgaaacaaaatagattgaatagattaattgagttaactaattgagaaaaatctgattgaaagatgaaaaagaatgattggagaatatttaattgatgacaaagaaagctttatttagaaaatactaactagaagatagaaatagagattgaaaagataattgaattaattgattaagATAGATgaaatagttaattgattgaaagctttttggaaaaaagcaaagtggaaaatagaaatagagattggaaagataatgatttaattaattaattaatttagcatgtgcttttcaatttgatctttgcatgcgatttaattcaaatattgaatttatttagaacttgactttgattttcaatttgatttttgaattcaTGCACATGTATCTAAGATTAGAGAAAATAGAAGAATtggaagaataaattaattaaataatttaaagaaactatttaattattagaaatagaagaattagttaattaaacaatttaaagaaactatttaattatttagaaatggactttaattaaataataaagattatttgaattaaaggaattaactcacaattaattaaataataaatatttaattaatatttagaagagggttaatgataattgattaactgaatagagatagaaattaaaaaggaatttatttaaataacaaaGATGATTTAAATTatggaattaatcataattaattaaataataaatatttaattaacattagaaaatggttaaaatgattgaatgatgatagaattgaaatagaataattagtaagatgatgaggaaatatgaatttagaagaatacgattaattaacttaattaaataattaaagaattatttaatcaattagacgaataattagtacatgatcaaagagacatttttaggtgtttacactttgtattcactgagttggagctcgatgcaggggttggtgccctaaaatcaggggttggtgctccttgggttggtgccctaaacattgtaatcagagattcattgtgaggctagattggagcaatagacttcaacaaaatttctcatcgaggtttttcccatcttggttttttctcatatatgttggtgttatgtgatgtccctttgtgtgtgaatgcatttgtgattagtctccccactaaccattaagtttgcattgagtttgttaggaaccgagaaggacaactgagagggggtgaattagttgtcaataaattataacccaaaaccaattatttcaacttaaaactcagtgtcagttaatagattaatagttatattaTTACCGGTACAAcgtaatgcatgaaacagaaagagaaacaacatccacaacacatgacacatagaaaccacggtgggaaaccttacccgcaatcagatgatactattgcagatagtaagtgaatacaataatggggtctacacatgcagaatgGCCAACCACTTAGAGTTCAATGCTCAATCAcagaataggagtcacactaaatacaattggatggttaagttcaataacaatgtactgcttcagtatagcatctacaatgctggattcagtgccggtttaagctctaaccataagtgccaaacaccttcataacctttccttcaaccttcagataatatttgcatgattcgcacaaggatttgcttattttctctcttcacaacgatcttcaatattcgcacacactcacatatacactcatacatcttacaattatttatacaaaacctaagacctcatgattaggtcagctccctaaagatattacatttaaaaaataagtcttgatgcaatacaatatgttgacctcaatacatttacacattatccaatcaacaaaccatttccaaaacgtgtcgtgttgatctggaacatgatatcttgtaccggtccataacctaaacctatctaccggtaaaggcaaatatgtgaacctgatcagaccaataagaaaacatcaaatgtaaacatccaatccatgtctttgacataaccaaatgatctctaaatgataacaagtcatcatcaaccaCCTGAGCTGCCTGTGAAACATATAAGTtgctggtgaaacatataccgataactgtgcataagccaatatccataccgagactacaatgtgctggttcaacaaCAAACTGATATAACCAAAGTGGCAAATAAaaaatgtagacctctagaaagataagtgttgacatcaatgacaaaaccaatgcatcacatgacaaagtcatccataatacgaACAGAGTTAGATCTGagaaccggtatacacacataggacagtcaaagggaaaagattgagaaccatggattcagccccctctcagtggtgcattgtgtctaacaattggtatcagagcctaggttcccgattgataagatttctctagcttgggtagattctggcttaaggatacAAATGGTCTATTTAGTATAAAACCCTGCTCTTGTGTttaatggttcaaactattctatttggagtcatagaatggaagtctacctgtcctccttagggtttgatgtttggatgCTAGTTGTAAATGGTCACCCTAGTCTAGTCAGTCCTCCCATCAGTGttgatgtagaaagaagaaaccgGTGCAATGAAGAAGCAATGAAGGCCATATTCAGTGGACTATCTAGTGATGTTACTTTGTAGGTGGGTAAGTGTAGATTTGTAAAAAATTTGTGGGATAGATTAAAGAAGCTATATGGGAATGAGCCTGCAACTACAGGATTAGTTTGTGAAAACAAGAAATTAAATACAACAAATATATGTGTAAGTATTGAAGGCAGATCAGTTAGCTATTGTAGTAGTGATGATGAGGAAACTCATCTCCTCATGGCACAAGAGATAGAAAGTGAGATGCACACATCTCAAAGTTATAATGCAGATGAATCTCATCGGCAAGATCTATttgagagtgatgaagaagatgaagaagaagttgagggAGAATTTGATCTAGAAGGTGAATTCCTAAATGCCCTTGATGAACtgaaaaatgttagaaatgaatttaaaaattataagAAAATAGTTCATGAAGAATGTAGCCAGTTGAGAAATTGCCTTGAAGAATCCAACGAAAAGGTTagtttattgaccactcaactagaagaggcaaaaatAATGGTTGGTGATTTGAAATTAGTCTTGTAAGCCAAAGAGAAAAGGTGTGAGGAGGTACAGGAAGAAGTGAAGATAAAAGAAAAAGAATTTCACAAGCTAAAAGAAGATATGGAGAATCTAaggaaagaatacaagatgttcaaGAATGCTTCTATTGTGGAACAAAACTGGTTGGTCAATAGTATTCAAGAATTAGAGCAAGCTATTTCTAATTTGAAAGCACAAGTTAATGATGctagaaagatgaatgaagaacCAAAATTAGATGTTGATGATAACAGGTTTAGGTGCAAGGAGTTAAAACAAGAAGTGGAGACTAAAAGTAAAATGGAGAAACTCACATTAGAGATTGAAAAGTGCCAGGAAGAGCTCAAATTGAGAAACAAATATAATGGTGGCACTGAAGCATTGGGTAAGATGTTAAGCCAATAGAATAACTCCAAGGATGTCAGTGGATTGGGATGTGGTAATAGTGAATTCTCCACAAGAAATAATTTCCCACACaaggacattcagtttgtctccttgAATGGAAAAGGCAAGGAACAAACCTTTACAATTAGATATGCTCCAAGGAAGAAGATTGATCTAACTACAATTTGTTAGGTCTTGAAGGCacctgagagggtgggggggtgaatcagttgtccaataaacacaaaccaaaactaacttaaccaaacttaatgcttaataccggtaaaccaaactttaatgatggtagacagtttaatagttaattgcaatatcggtaaagtttaatgaatgaaacaaaaagacaaataaca from Cryptomeria japonica chromosome 3, Sugi_1.0, whole genome shotgun sequence harbors:
- the LOC131873952 gene encoding uncharacterized protein LOC131873952 gives rise to the protein MHTSQSYNADESHRQDLFESDEEDEEEVEGEFDLEGEFLNALDELKNVRNEFKNYKKIVHEECSQLRNCLEESNEKEEVKIKEKEFHKLKEDMENLRKEYKMFKNASIVEQNWLVNSIQELEQAISNLKAQVNDARKMNEEPKLDVDDNRFRCKELKQEVETKSKMEKLTLEIEKCQEELKLRNKYNGGTEALGKMLSQ